From Rutidosis leptorrhynchoides isolate AG116_Rl617_1_P2 chromosome 3, CSIRO_AGI_Rlap_v1, whole genome shotgun sequence, a single genomic window includes:
- the LOC139902444 gene encoding uncharacterized protein — MQNAHMLGRSRKKKNSGSTDIVLQTTEKIDKIRERLKMAQDRQKSYADKRRRPIEFEVGDKVMLKVSPWKVAYKLLLPEELNNIHDTFHVSQLRKCLADETTYVPLSEIVVNEKLKHFEEPIKVVDYQVKQLRNKSVTLLKVQWKYQKGSEFTWEPEEWLMVYCPSVYQEWFVRTRTAQGGEM, encoded by the exons ATGCAGAACGCCCATATGTTGGGGAGAAGTAGGAAAAAAAAGAATTCAGGAAGCACCGACATTGTGCTTCAAACCACTGAAAAGATCGATAAAATTCGTGAAAGGCTGAAAATGGCTCaggatcgacaaaagtcttatgctgaCAAAAGAAGGAGACCGATAGAGTTTGAAGTTGGGGACAAGGTGATGTTGAAGGTTTCCCCATGGAAAG TTGCTTATAAGTTATTGTTACCCGAAGAGCTTAATAATATTCATGACACCTTTCATGTTTCTCAACTCCGAAAATGTTTAGCAGACGAAACGACTTATGTTCCACTATCCGAAATTGTGGTGAACGAAAAATTGAAGCATTTTGAGGAACCAATAAAGGTCGTAGATTATCAAGTTAAGCAACTTAGAAATAAATCGGTAACATTATTGAAGGTTCAATGGAAATATCAAAAgggttccgaatttacttgggagccaGAGGAATGGTTGATGGTTTATTGCCCTTCCGTTTATCAGGAGTGGTTCGTGAGGACACGAACGGCTCAAGGGGGAGAGATGTAA